Proteins encoded in a region of the candidate division TA06 bacterium B3_TA06 genome:
- the thiL gene encoding thiamine-phosphate kinase, whose amino-acid sequence MLNLEDLGEEGFLERLATWVKTRNPAVRISIGDDALVLRDGTVVTSDSYEEGVHFSRLYFSPEDIGFKAAAATLSDLAAMGAEPICFLLNLFAPPRCEIDFLKRLYSGMEEVCGRLGVEIAGGDSVASDKLILSCTALGKTTDPLLRSGALAGDLLYLSGFPGLSRVGQQALRRGVEGFEDAKRRHLRPQPRIALGIALRGKVSACMDVSDGISTDAGRLAKASKVKLVVEYERLPRHPELLAFAEQYGGHWDSLALNGGEDYELLFTASHDLPDCIADLPIHRIGRIEEGKGAFLEIGGELRPLLPKGWDHFSK is encoded by the coding sequence ATGTTGAACCTTGAGGACCTTGGCGAGGAAGGGTTCCTTGAGCGGCTTGCGACCTGGGTAAAAACCAGGAATCCTGCGGTTCGTATAAGCATTGGCGACGATGCCCTGGTGCTTAGAGACGGGACGGTTGTTACCTCGGATTCATACGAGGAGGGCGTTCACTTCTCACGGCTCTACTTCTCGCCAGAGGATATAGGCTTCAAGGCAGCCGCAGCGACGCTCTCGGACCTAGCCGCTATGGGTGCAGAACCTATCTGTTTCTTGCTGAATCTTTTTGCGCCCCCTCGCTGCGAGATAGATTTCCTTAAGCGTCTCTATAGCGGTATGGAAGAGGTTTGTGGTCGGTTGGGAGTAGAGATTGCAGGAGGGGATAGCGTTGCGTCAGATAAGCTGATCTTAAGCTGCACCGCACTGGGCAAGACCACCGATCCTCTGCTTCGCTCAGGGGCTTTAGCAGGCGACCTGCTTTATCTCTCCGGATTCCCAGGCCTGTCTCGAGTTGGGCAGCAGGCACTGCGTAGGGGAGTAGAAGGGTTTGAGGACGCAAAGCGCCGCCATCTTAGGCCCCAGCCGCGTATTGCTCTGGGGATAGCGCTTAGGGGAAAGGTCTCGGCGTGCATGGACGTATCTGACGGAATCTCGACCGATGCAGGCAGATTGGCCAAGGCAAGCAAGGTCAAGCTCGTTGTGGAGTATGAACGCCTGCCGCGCCATCCAGAACTTCTGGCTTTTGCCGAGCAGTACGGCGGTCACTGGGATTCGCTGGCACTCAACGGGGGAGAGGACTACGAATTGCTCTTTACTGCGTCCCACGACCTCCCCGATTGCATTGCAGACCTGCCCATCCACCGGATCGGACGCATAGAGGAGGGGAAGGGTGCTTTCCTTGAGATCGGTGGCGAACTGAGGCCTTTGCTTCCCAAGGGTTGGGACCACTTTAGCAAATAA